In a single window of the Tellurirhabdus bombi genome:
- a CDS encoding MarR family winged helix-turn-helix transcriptional regulator, whose protein sequence is MSIETDIKQKSVFKSPYERLAVNLMFTNNWLCDQQMQALKPFGITLQQYNVLRILRGQHPNPVKVADITERMLDKMSNASRLVDKLLAKEFVQRTECPNDRRAVDVVITEKGLDLLKKLEKVQGDWQKSLHTLTVEEVNLVSQLLDKLRSSE, encoded by the coding sequence ATGTCAATAGAAACCGATATTAAGCAAAAATCAGTATTCAAGAGCCCATACGAGCGTCTTGCTGTCAATCTGATGTTTACCAACAATTGGCTGTGCGACCAGCAAATGCAGGCGCTCAAACCATTTGGCATAACGCTCCAACAGTATAATGTGCTGCGGATTTTACGGGGGCAACATCCTAATCCGGTGAAAGTGGCAGACATTACGGAACGCATGCTCGACAAAATGTCGAATGCCTCCCGCTTGGTAGACAAGCTGTTAGCCAAAGAGTTTGTCCAGCGCACCGAATGCCCGAATGATCGCCGGGCGGTCGATGTCGTGATTACGGAAAAAGGACTTGACCTTTTGAAGAAGCTGGAAAAAGTACAAGGTGACTGGCAAAAGAGCCTGCATACTTTAACCGTTGAGGAAGTCAATCTGGTTAGCCAGCTACTCGATAAGCTCCGTAGCTCCGAATAG
- a CDS encoding tetratricopeptide repeat protein, translating into MRKYFTTVSLLSALLAGPCVLAQQTAADFFESGISKSKTGDFPGALQAFSMAITLNPENAVSYYNRGLAKANLKDHRGAILDYDRAVELNPKDAFAYLSRGVSKSKQDDHRAALLDFGRAIELAPEDAQGYYHRGVSRSRLDQHRGALQDFNKTIELDANNVAALYARGVTKQKLSDYAGSLADFGKVVDLSPKRAQAFAGRGASLVQLADYKNAIVDLTKAIELNAEDGESFYNRGFSKSKLEDYKAALPDYDRAIALDASNYRAYYGRGFCKSKLGDQKGSILDLSQAIETNNANVETKIVYSGRINRQVLDQLRDVVQEKNKIISLSTDRSEAYFSRAVSRSKSGDVKAALADLNKSIELNPTYSEAYFTRGLIRSQQGDQKNAVLDFNSAIQLNPRYAEAYYVRGIIHHSLGEENNGCLDLSKAGELGYTPAYKVISDYCN; encoded by the coding sequence ATGAGGAAATATTTTACTACTGTTTCTCTTCTCTCTGCTCTTCTGGCTGGCCCGTGTGTGCTGGCGCAACAAACTGCCGCCGATTTTTTTGAGTCGGGCATCAGCAAAAGCAAAACCGGTGATTTTCCGGGTGCACTTCAGGCTTTTAGCATGGCAATCACGTTAAATCCAGAAAATGCCGTAAGCTATTACAACCGGGGACTAGCGAAAGCAAACCTGAAAGACCATCGTGGCGCCATTCTCGACTACGACCGGGCGGTTGAGCTGAATCCAAAAGATGCGTTTGCTTACCTCAGCCGGGGTGTGAGCAAAAGCAAGCAGGATGATCATCGGGCGGCTTTGCTTGATTTTGGGCGGGCTATTGAACTGGCTCCCGAAGATGCCCAAGGCTATTACCACCGGGGGGTGAGCCGAAGCCGTCTGGATCAGCATCGGGGCGCTTTGCAGGACTTCAACAAAACCATTGAGTTGGATGCCAACAACGTAGCCGCTTTGTATGCGCGTGGGGTTACGAAGCAGAAGCTGAGTGATTATGCCGGAAGTTTGGCTGATTTTGGTAAAGTAGTCGATTTGAGTCCCAAGCGGGCGCAGGCCTTTGCGGGCCGGGGGGCGTCGCTAGTGCAGTTGGCCGATTATAAAAACGCCATCGTTGATCTGACAAAAGCCATTGAATTGAATGCCGAAGACGGCGAATCGTTCTATAATCGCGGTTTTTCCAAAAGTAAACTGGAAGATTATAAAGCAGCCTTGCCTGATTATGACCGCGCTATCGCTCTGGACGCCAGCAACTACCGCGCTTATTACGGGCGGGGCTTCTGCAAAAGCAAACTCGGCGACCAAAAAGGATCGATTCTGGATTTGAGCCAGGCCATTGAAACGAATAACGCCAATGTAGAAACCAAGATCGTTTACTCAGGGCGCATCAACCGGCAGGTGCTGGACCAACTGAGAGATGTGGTACAGGAAAAAAATAAAATAATTTCCTTGTCAACGGATCGCTCGGAAGCGTATTTCAGCCGGGCGGTGAGCCGTAGCAAGTCCGGCGATGTTAAAGCGGCCTTGGCTGACCTGAACAAATCGATTGAGCTAAACCCAACGTATTCAGAGGCTTATTTTACCCGTGGTTTGATTCGCTCGCAGCAGGGCGACCAGAAAAATGCCGTTCTGGATTTCAACAGCGCCATTCAGCTAAATCCGCGTTACGCCGAAGCCTACTACGTGCGGGGAATCATTCACCACAGCCTTGGCGAAGAAAACAACGGTTGCCTTGACCTTAGCAAAGCAGGCGAGCTAGGTTATACGCCTGCCTACAAGGTCATTAGCGATTATTGCAACTAG
- a CDS encoding BamA/TamA family outer membrane protein, whose protein sequence is MAVIFQNRLVLPVIGIMLLYTLLATSVLAQNKPQPKPKPKPVRADSTSDAIADSILIDRDSVFYSQLKTRMHKRRLTKQLYRLLFRDVYNSRVQSGEVSELESNPFQKYEGKVIGDIYIRRLEVFGQSVYDTTRKAANWVAKTGNRLHRDTREGTIRRSFLLFEKGQRVDANQLRDNERLLRNTNIFHDARIIVVPRKESDEFVDIYVITQDVWSLEPAGSFGGFNRFALGMNQRNFRGFGHTLFNYVSYRRNDTIQKAAYRGRYLIPYIGKTFLTGQADVIYERDLRQFGARIFRPFLTPDTRVAGSLEISHTQLPRNRIYLPNDSIQLFPLAYNFSDMWIGYAFRPILGFMDPEDRTRVIVAGRITNYDFVRRPEVINPDTNQLYQNTRTFLLSIGLSKRRYTRDVLIYGFGRTEDVPYGSQSSIVTGIDYAELGPRMYLGIKYSKAQYIRKVGYIYGLFNLGGYVKTGRGIEQGVLTSEVNYFSPLRTGTWGNWRHFINLQYATGYNRFNNEFISISGRERFGPNNDALRGTRFLLGNVETILFSKLDILGFRVAVIPSVNLGLISYTDRQSLWKGPLYQSYGIGFRFRNENLTFNSFQIRLAWYPNLPNNPQALRFAFNGIPALRFRDFDVAAPEIIPYR, encoded by the coding sequence GTGGCAGTTATTTTTCAGAACCGGTTGGTCTTGCCGGTGATCGGAATAATGCTGCTATATACCCTGCTGGCGACCTCTGTTTTAGCTCAAAATAAACCTCAACCTAAGCCTAAACCAAAACCCGTTCGCGCCGACTCCACCTCCGACGCCATTGCCGACAGCATTCTGATTGATCGCGACAGCGTTTTTTATTCCCAGCTTAAGACCCGGATGCACAAGCGTCGGCTTACCAAGCAATTGTACCGCTTGCTGTTCCGTGATGTGTATAACAGCCGCGTCCAAAGTGGCGAGGTGAGCGAACTGGAATCCAATCCTTTTCAGAAATACGAAGGCAAAGTCATTGGCGATATTTACATCCGGCGACTCGAAGTATTTGGGCAGTCGGTTTATGATACGACCCGGAAAGCAGCCAACTGGGTAGCCAAAACCGGTAACCGCCTGCACCGTGACACCCGCGAAGGGACCATTCGCCGGTCGTTTTTATTGTTCGAGAAAGGCCAGCGCGTGGATGCCAACCAATTGCGCGACAACGAACGTCTATTACGGAATACCAACATTTTCCACGATGCCCGTATCATTGTTGTGCCCCGCAAGGAAAGCGACGAATTCGTTGATATATACGTTATTACGCAGGATGTCTGGTCGCTGGAGCCTGCTGGTAGTTTTGGCGGTTTCAACCGATTTGCCCTCGGCATGAATCAGCGGAATTTCCGGGGATTTGGCCATACGCTCTTTAACTATGTTTCCTACCGCCGGAACGATACCATCCAGAAAGCCGCTTACCGGGGCCGGTATCTCATCCCGTATATCGGCAAAACCTTTTTAACCGGACAGGCTGACGTGATTTATGAGCGGGATTTGCGGCAATTCGGCGCTCGAATCTTCCGGCCATTTCTTACCCCCGATACGCGCGTGGCGGGTTCCCTCGAAATCAGCCATACCCAGCTACCCCGAAACCGCATTTACCTGCCTAACGACAGCATCCAGCTTTTTCCGCTGGCCTATAATTTCAGTGATATGTGGATTGGGTATGCCTTCCGGCCTATCCTGGGCTTTATGGACCCCGAAGACCGTACACGCGTCATTGTCGCTGGCCGAATCACGAATTACGATTTCGTTCGCCGTCCCGAAGTCATTAATCCCGACACCAACCAGCTTTACCAGAATACCCGGACGTTTTTGCTGAGCATCGGCTTATCCAAGCGGCGCTACACGCGTGACGTACTGATCTATGGCTTCGGACGCACGGAAGACGTGCCTTACGGGAGTCAATCGTCCATTGTCACGGGTATCGATTACGCCGAATTAGGACCCAGGATGTATTTGGGTATTAAATATTCGAAGGCGCAATACATTCGTAAGGTGGGCTACATTTATGGCTTGTTCAACCTGGGTGGGTATGTCAAAACGGGCCGGGGAATCGAACAGGGGGTCTTGACTTCGGAAGTCAACTATTTCAGTCCGCTCCGGACGGGCACCTGGGGGAACTGGCGGCATTTTATTAACCTGCAATACGCCACGGGCTACAATCGCTTCAACAACGAGTTTATTAGCATCAGTGGCCGCGAGCGCTTCGGGCCTAATAACGACGCCTTGCGGGGTACTCGCTTCTTACTGGGCAATGTCGAAACAATTTTGTTTTCCAAGCTCGATATATTGGGCTTCCGGGTGGCGGTCATTCCGTCGGTCAATTTGGGCTTGATTAGCTACACGGACCGACAGTCGTTGTGGAAAGGGCCGCTGTATCAAAGCTACGGCATCGGTTTTCGGTTTCGGAACGAAAACCTGACCTTCAACAGCTTCCAGATACGACTGGCCTGGTATCCGAATTTGCCCAACAATCCACAAGCGCTCCGCTTTGCCTTCAACGGCATCCCGGCCCTTCGCTTCCGGGACTTCGATGTGGCAGCTCCCGAAATAATTCCATATCGCTAA
- a CDS encoding SDR family oxidoreductase: protein MSKVILITGASSGIGRSTAEYLASRGHRVYGTFRKLPTEAISFSALQMDVTDPVSIRRAVDEVLQKEGNRIDVLINNAGLGIMAALEEVSLEMVQQLFSTNVYGVLQVTQAVLPTMRVQKSGHIINISSIAGTMGLPFRGMYSASKAAVEMMTEALSLEMRPFGVKVCSLLPGDVRTNISQNRLTNLSSDTSPYHAIISEMNQKVNEDVGKSLDPLEISRKIEQIMASDSPKMHYVVAEPLQRLSIWLKRLMPDRSYEKILANHYGLK from the coding sequence ATGTCAAAAGTTATACTAATTACGGGTGCTTCTTCCGGCATTGGCCGCTCAACGGCGGAGTATCTGGCCAGCCGGGGTCACCGGGTTTACGGCACATTCCGGAAGTTGCCGACTGAAGCGATTTCGTTTTCGGCCCTGCAAATGGACGTTACCGATCCCGTTTCTATCCGGCGGGCGGTTGATGAGGTGTTGCAAAAAGAAGGCAACCGCATCGATGTCCTGATCAACAACGCGGGTCTGGGCATCATGGCGGCGCTGGAAGAAGTATCGCTGGAAATGGTACAACAGCTTTTTTCGACCAACGTGTACGGCGTCTTGCAGGTGACGCAGGCGGTGCTACCTACCATGCGGGTGCAGAAAAGCGGACATATTATCAACATCAGTTCCATTGCCGGAACAATGGGTTTACCGTTTCGGGGGATGTACAGCGCGAGCAAGGCAGCCGTGGAAATGATGACTGAGGCCTTGAGCCTGGAAATGCGTCCATTTGGCGTGAAGGTTTGTAGTTTGCTGCCCGGAGACGTCCGAACGAACATCAGCCAGAACCGGTTAACGAACCTGAGCTCAGATACCTCGCCTTATCACGCCATTATTAGTGAAATGAATCAAAAGGTGAACGAAGACGTAGGCAAATCGCTGGATCCGCTGGAAATTTCCCGGAAAATCGAGCAGATCATGGCCAGCGATTCGCCTAAAATGCATTACGTGGTGGCCGAGCCTCTACAGCGTTTGTCCATCTGGCTCAAGCGATTGATGCCCGACCGCTCGTACGAGAAAATACTAGCCAACCATTACGGACTGAAATAA
- a CDS encoding NTP transferase domain-containing protein, with amino-acid sequence MKHEKHAKMTRPQLGTFGRTELAILGTPCGNIKKLAYSLTAALHDSYRIAYVDADHKGEETPEHVPALAAGATLVFTDKISFQRFDSVLPLNDFQQKRFFNDYDLILVNGNHFGAKTQIVVVDPAKSLEKKLDRLTNIGLVILKDTDAIPDYLQNQILASVPVLQYEDTEKIIDWVRQYGQAQIPPLYGLVLTGGKSTRMGRDKSQLDYHGKPQREHVYELLTPFCEEIYLSVNAAQALELGGSSFQLVEDSFLGLGPLGGILSAFRQQPDAAWLVVACDLPLLTEKSLKTLVEGRNPSKTATAFYDGDHRFPEPLVSIWEPRAYPTMLQFLAMGYSCPRKVLINSEIELLESPDTREFMNVNDPVAKAALENQPK; translated from the coding sequence ATGAAACACGAAAAACACGCAAAAATGACCCGTCCCCAGCTCGGAACCTTTGGGCGCACGGAGCTGGCTATTCTGGGAACTCCCTGCGGAAACATCAAAAAGCTGGCTTATTCGCTGACGGCTGCCCTGCACGACAGCTACCGAATTGCGTACGTCGATGCCGACCACAAAGGCGAGGAAACACCCGAGCACGTCCCCGCGCTGGCTGCCGGAGCGACTTTAGTGTTTACGGACAAAATCTCGTTCCAACGTTTCGATTCGGTTTTGCCGCTGAATGACTTCCAGCAAAAGCGTTTTTTTAATGATTATGACCTGATTTTAGTAAACGGCAATCATTTTGGGGCAAAAACTCAGATTGTAGTTGTCGATCCGGCAAAATCACTGGAGAAAAAACTGGATCGCCTGACGAACATTGGCCTGGTGATTCTGAAAGATACGGACGCCATACCCGATTATCTGCAAAATCAGATCTTGGCCAGCGTGCCTGTATTGCAGTATGAAGACACCGAAAAAATAATCGACTGGGTCCGGCAATACGGGCAGGCGCAAATTCCACCGCTGTATGGACTCGTGCTGACCGGTGGTAAAAGTACCCGCATGGGCAGAGACAAAAGCCAGTTGGACTACCATGGCAAGCCGCAGCGGGAGCACGTTTATGAGCTGTTGACCCCTTTTTGTGAAGAAATTTATTTATCGGTAAATGCCGCCCAGGCGCTCGAATTGGGGGGAAGCTCGTTCCAGCTTGTGGAAGATTCGTTTCTGGGATTGGGGCCGTTGGGGGGCATTTTGTCGGCGTTTCGGCAGCAGCCCGATGCGGCTTGGCTGGTGGTGGCCTGCGATTTGCCGCTATTGACCGAAAAATCGCTAAAAACGCTGGTAGAAGGGCGTAATCCATCCAAAACAGCCACGGCTTTCTACGATGGTGACCACCGTTTTCCGGAGCCTTTGGTGAGTATTTGGGAGCCTCGTGCTTACCCGACCATGCTTCAATTTTTGGCGATGGGCTATTCCTGCCCGCGAAAAGTGCTGATCAACTCAGAAATTGAATTGCTCGAATCGCCGGATACGCGGGAGTTTATGAATGTGAATGATCCGGTGGCAAAAGCAGCCCTGGAAAATCAGCCAAAGTGA
- a CDS encoding Maf family nucleotide pyrophosphatase gives MQLSRPFVLASGSPRRQQLLRDADFDFRVEVRPTDETFPADMPVTEIPAYLATQKAEQFRADLGNQLVLCADTIVVVDNDVLNKPKDAAEAALMLKRLSGRTHQVMTGICLLSQEETVALTDIATVFFRPLEDEEIQFYVQKYQPLDKAGAYGTQEWIGMTGIERIEGSFYTIMGLPVHRVYELLKKYRA, from the coding sequence ATGCAATTATCCCGTCCTTTCGTACTGGCATCCGGTTCGCCGCGGCGTCAGCAACTGTTGCGCGATGCTGATTTTGATTTCCGGGTTGAAGTCCGTCCAACCGATGAGACTTTTCCCGCCGATATGCCCGTCACCGAAATACCCGCTTATTTGGCCACGCAGAAAGCCGAACAGTTTCGGGCCGATCTTGGTAATCAACTGGTTTTGTGCGCCGATACCATTGTGGTGGTCGATAACGATGTATTGAATAAGCCGAAAGATGCCGCCGAGGCAGCGCTGATGCTCAAGCGTTTATCGGGCCGAACGCACCAGGTTATGACCGGTATTTGCCTCTTGTCGCAGGAAGAAACCGTGGCGCTGACGGACATTGCTACCGTATTTTTCAGACCGTTGGAAGACGAGGAAATCCAGTTTTACGTACAGAAATACCAACCTCTCGACAAAGCAGGTGCCTATGGAACCCAGGAGTGGATTGGCATGACGGGCATCGAGCGGATCGAAGGCTCGTTTTACACCATCATGGGATTGCCCGTGCACCGGGTTTATGAGTTACTGAAAAAATACAGAGCGTAA
- a CDS encoding GNAT family N-acetyltransferase — MTTFAPIIRRATPDDASSICALAIQTMWEAFGPPHNRAEDVEAYVQETFTVDKTREELTDPKATFLLVPGSDGKAIGYAKIRRQRPPRQLRGQHAIEIQRLYVANDQIGSGLGRKLLEACQDIAQEEGYTAVWLGVWEHNQRAIRFYERMGFQCIGWHYFQFGQDRQRDYWMSKTLRQQGE; from the coding sequence ATGACCACTTTTGCGCCGATCATCCGCCGGGCCACCCCTGACGACGCTTCCAGCATCTGCGCGCTTGCTATCCAGACCATGTGGGAAGCCTTTGGTCCACCTCACAACCGGGCCGAAGACGTAGAGGCTTACGTGCAGGAAACGTTTACGGTAGATAAAACCCGCGAAGAACTCACGGACCCGAAAGCAACCTTTCTGCTGGTGCCAGGGTCGGATGGAAAGGCAATTGGTTACGCAAAAATACGCCGCCAGCGACCTCCTCGCCAGTTACGCGGACAACATGCTATTGAAATTCAGCGTTTATATGTAGCAAACGACCAGATCGGCTCGGGACTGGGCCGAAAACTGCTGGAAGCGTGTCAGGATATTGCGCAAGAAGAAGGCTATACCGCGGTCTGGCTGGGCGTCTGGGAGCACAATCAGCGTGCGATCCGGTTTTATGAGCGAATGGGTTTTCAATGTATCGGGTGGCATTATTTTCAATTTGGACAAGATCGTCAGCGGGATTATTGGATGAGCAAAACTTTACGGCAGCAGGGTGAGTAA
- the moaC gene encoding cyclic pyranopterin monophosphate synthase MoaC, with product MSDFSHLDAQGNPAMVDVGKKAITRRTARAQSIVVLTDEIMQQLTGGDIQTKKGPVFQTAIIAGTMAAKRTSDLIPLCHPLGLDSCKFSVKTEGNEVIIECTTSLEAKTGVEMEALVGASVAALTVYDMCKAFSHDLIIKETRLLEKTGGKQDFQR from the coding sequence ATGAGTGATTTTTCGCACCTCGACGCCCAGGGAAATCCCGCGATGGTGGATGTCGGCAAAAAAGCCATTACGCGCCGGACCGCCCGCGCCCAAAGTATTGTTGTTTTGACTGACGAAATCATGCAGCAGCTTACCGGCGGCGACATCCAGACCAAGAAAGGCCCGGTTTTCCAAACAGCCATCATTGCCGGGACTATGGCGGCCAAGCGCACGTCTGACTTAATTCCGCTTTGTCACCCGTTGGGTTTGGACAGCTGCAAGTTTTCGGTTAAAACGGAAGGAAATGAGGTGATTATCGAATGCACGACTAGTCTGGAAGCTAAAACGGGCGTCGAAATGGAAGCGCTGGTTGGCGCTTCGGTAGCTGCCCTGACGGTTTACGACATGTGCAAAGCCTTTTCGCACGATCTGATTATCAAGGAAACACGGTTGTTGGAAAAAACAGGCGGAAAACAGGATTTTCAGCGATGA
- a CDS encoding Hsp20/alpha crystallin family protein gives MTTVVRYPSLFNRQFNPFFGVSDVAPRVTTAQPAVNVKEDETAFHIEVAVPGFKKEDFAINLLNNRLTISAKQEQKDEEKTEKFTRREFGYTAFERSFQLPKNVDVEQIQAAYTDGILKLDLPKVEVKQPEPKQIAIA, from the coding sequence ATGACAACTGTAGTAAGATATCCGTCTTTATTTAATCGTCAATTCAATCCTTTCTTTGGTGTTTCTGATGTAGCGCCACGGGTTACAACAGCGCAACCAGCCGTTAATGTGAAAGAAGACGAAACCGCCTTCCACATTGAAGTGGCGGTTCCAGGATTTAAGAAGGAAGATTTTGCCATTAACCTGCTCAACAATCGTCTGACGATTTCTGCCAAACAGGAACAGAAAGACGAAGAAAAAACCGAGAAATTTACGCGCCGGGAATTTGGATATACTGCTTTTGAAAGAAGCTTCCAACTACCGAAGAACGTAGATGTTGAGCAAATTCAGGCCGCTTATACAGACGGTATTTTGAAACTCGACTTACCAAAAGTTGAAGTAAAACAACCTGAGCCAAAGCAAATTGCGATTGCTTAA
- the aat gene encoding leucyl/phenylalanyl-tRNA--protein transferase gives MQRLSADDLIYGYINGIFPMADADNSLYWYSPEPRAIIPLDTYKPAKSLRPVLNKNTFEVRIDTDFEQVMRYCASPRYDGDSTWISDEIVEAYVELHQLGLAHSVEAYIDNRLVGGLYGVSLGAAFFGESMFYHVPDASKVAFHYLIQILRNQGFELLDTQFINDNVRRFGAVEIPRAEYMKMLKQVIQKKARFKNDIPTHLLRNNPA, from the coding sequence ATGCAACGTCTGTCCGCCGACGATCTGATCTATGGTTATATCAACGGCATCTTCCCGATGGCCGATGCTGACAACTCGCTTTATTGGTATTCCCCGGAGCCCCGCGCCATCATTCCCTTAGACACGTACAAGCCCGCCAAATCGCTCCGACCCGTTCTTAACAAAAACACCTTTGAAGTCCGTATAGATACTGATTTTGAGCAGGTAATGCGCTATTGTGCCTCACCGCGTTATGACGGCGACAGCACCTGGATTTCAGATGAAATTGTGGAAGCCTACGTCGAATTACACCAGTTGGGGTTGGCTCATAGCGTAGAAGCGTATATAGATAACCGTTTAGTTGGTGGACTCTATGGCGTATCCCTTGGTGCGGCTTTTTTCGGCGAATCGATGTTCTACCACGTACCGGATGCGTCGAAGGTAGCTTTTCACTATTTAATTCAGATACTGCGTAACCAAGGGTTCGAACTGCTTGATACGCAATTTATTAACGACAACGTTCGCCGCTTCGGAGCCGTTGAAATTCCCCGGGCGGAATACATGAAAATGTTGAAGCAGGTTATTCAAAAAAAGGCACGCTTTAAAAACGATATTCCAACGCACCTACTTCGGAATAATCCAGCTTAA
- a CDS encoding type I restriction enzyme HsdR N-terminal domain-containing protein, whose product METLNLPEFDHKIKQIEGKAYIFDVLRKKYVRITPEEWVRQHVIHLLINQYRYPKALIRTEGGLVLNQMQKRTDLLVYNRSGEPFLLVECKAPHIPLKQQVFDQISRYNQVHKAPYLVVTNGLTHFCCCIDAQSAQFTFMADLPAYP is encoded by the coding sequence ATGGAGACGTTGAACCTGCCAGAATTTGATCACAAAATTAAGCAGATTGAGGGGAAAGCCTATATCTTCGATGTGCTGCGGAAGAAGTACGTGCGAATCACGCCCGAAGAATGGGTGCGGCAGCACGTGATTCATCTGCTGATTAACCAGTACCGTTATCCCAAAGCGTTGATTCGAACCGAAGGCGGGCTAGTGCTGAATCAGATGCAAAAACGAACCGATCTTTTGGTGTACAATCGCTCGGGCGAGCCGTTTTTGCTGGTCGAATGCAAGGCACCGCACATTCCGCTCAAGCAGCAGGTATTTGACCAGATTTCGCGGTACAACCAGGTTCATAAAGCTCCTTACCTGGTCGTGACAAACGGGTTAACTCATTTCTGCTGCTGCATTGATGCCCAGTCTGCCCAATTTACCTTTATGGCTGATTTGCCCGCCTACCCCTAA
- a CDS encoding YceI family protein: MKATQLFAGLLAVTLLASTPVLAANSDKNPKKAVAKASTYTIDANESTVNWNGKKVTGEHFGTIKISKGSLLVDGSKLTGGTVDIDLRTMTSTDLKDNKEYHDKLINHLKSDDFFGVDKYPTATFKITKVTPKSGNQYDVTGDLSIKGKTNPVTFPVTVNVKGNTLEAAGKATVDRSKYDIRYGSKSFFDNLGDKAINDEFTLDLKVVAKK, translated from the coding sequence ATGAAAGCAACTCAATTATTCGCTGGCCTACTGGCCGTAACTCTGCTGGCTTCAACACCTGTTCTGGCCGCTAATTCTGATAAAAATCCTAAAAAAGCAGTTGCGAAAGCAAGCACCTACACCATCGATGCCAATGAGAGCACGGTGAACTGGAATGGTAAAAAAGTAACGGGTGAGCACTTTGGCACGATCAAAATCAGCAAAGGCTCTCTTTTAGTGGATGGCTCTAAACTGACTGGCGGCACGGTTGACATTGACCTGCGCACCATGACCAGCACCGACCTGAAAGACAACAAAGAATACCACGACAAACTGATCAATCACCTGAAGTCAGACGATTTCTTCGGCGTGGACAAATACCCAACGGCGACTTTCAAAATCACGAAAGTAACGCCAAAATCAGGAAACCAATACGACGTTACGGGTGACTTAAGCATCAAAGGAAAAACCAATCCGGTTACATTCCCGGTTACAGTAAACGTGAAAGGCAACACGCTGGAAGCTGCTGGAAAAGCAACGGTTGACCGGTCAAAATACGACATCCGTTACGGTTCTAAATCTTTCTTCGACAACCTGGGCGACAAAGCCATCAACGACGAATTTACGTTGGATCTGAAAGTTGTTGCTAAAAAATAA
- a CDS encoding AMP nucleosidase, which translates to MKTKEDIVQNWLPRYTGTPIEQFGEYILLTNFVNYVEMFAQKFNVEMHGLGRAMQTATSGNITIINFGMGSPMAATIMDLLTAIQPKAVLFLGKCGGLKKTQLGDLVLPIAAIRGDGTSDDYMRPEIPALPSFRLQRAVSSMIKKHELDYWTGTVYTTNRRLWEHDEKFKDYLREIRALAIDMETATIFIVGFANSIPHGALLLVSDNPLVPEGVKTEESDKRVTSQFVERHLQIGIDSLLELATSGESVKHLRFE; encoded by the coding sequence ATGAAAACCAAAGAAGATATTGTACAAAACTGGCTTCCCCGCTACACGGGAACCCCTATCGAGCAATTCGGAGAATATATTTTGCTGACGAATTTTGTCAACTACGTTGAGATGTTCGCGCAGAAATTTAACGTTGAAATGCACGGCTTAGGCCGGGCCATGCAAACGGCAACTTCCGGCAATATTACCATCATCAATTTTGGCATGGGTAGCCCGATGGCCGCTACGATCATGGATCTGCTGACTGCCATTCAGCCTAAAGCAGTTCTTTTTTTGGGGAAATGCGGTGGCCTGAAGAAGACCCAACTGGGGGATCTGGTGCTGCCAATTGCGGCCATTCGGGGAGATGGGACAAGCGATGATTACATGCGCCCCGAAATTCCGGCTCTTCCGTCGTTCCGGCTGCAACGCGCCGTTTCGTCCATGATCAAAAAACACGAACTGGATTACTGGACCGGCACCGTTTACACCACCAACCGCCGCCTGTGGGAACACGACGAAAAATTTAAGGATTATCTGCGCGAAATTCGGGCTTTAGCCATCGATATGGAAACAGCGACCATTTTCATCGTTGGTTTTGCCAATTCGATTCCTCACGGAGCGTTGCTGCTGGTTTCGGATAATCCGCTGGTACCGGAAGGCGTAAAAACGGAAGAAAGCGACAAACGGGTTACCTCTCAATTCGTGGAGCGGCACCTGCAAATCGGCATCGACTCCCTGCTGGAGCTGGCCACATCCGGCGAATCGGTGAAGCACTTGCGGTTTGAGTAA